In candidate division KSB1 bacterium, the genomic stretch GCGCGTCCGAATACTCCGGCTGCGAAAGCATCGCCGCGCGACCGCCAATCTTGAGGTCCTCATGATCCGTGAAGCTGAACAGCCGCTCCGCCGAATCTACGAAAAAGCGCACCAGCCCCGGCAGCGGGAGTTGCATGGTGCCGATGCGCTCGCCGATGCCGGCCCGAATCTGCGACAACGGCAGACCCGCCAGCCGGCTGTTCAACGCCTGCGTGATCTGCTGCAGTTGATCGGTGGGCAGCGCATGCTCAAGCTCCACCATGATCGTGCGCACCGGCCCGGATTCCAGCGAGATCACCACCAGACACTTGTGCTCCGCGATCCGCACGATGTCAATCCGCTGCAAAACCGCCTCTTCGAGCGATGGAATCGCGACAATGCTCAGCAGCCGCGAGGCCGACGAAAGCACGCGCGCCGTCACCGCCATGATCTCATCGATCTCCTGCGAGACCCCGTCGTATTCCGCTTCGATCGCTTCCTTTTCCTGCGAGCTCAGCTCCTGCGCCCCCATCAGATCGTTCACGTAAAGCCGATAACCCAGATCGGACGGCACCCGGCCCGCCGACGTGTGCGGGTGCGCGAGCAGGCCCATCTCTTCGAGATCGGCCATCACATTCCGAATCGTCGCCGGCGAGAGATCGAGTCCATGATGACGCGAAAGCTGTCGCGAGCCGACCGGATTGGCCGTCAGCACAAAATGCTGCACCACTGCGCGCAGAATTTCGCGTTCGCGTTCCGTGAGCGAGATCAGATTCATCCGCTCGCCCGCCATCCCTTCGTCGCCGATCCCGACCAGAACATTCTACCTCACCAATCCGCAAGATTATGGGAAACTAAAAGATACGGAATTTTCTGCCCCTTGTCAAGCCCAGCACCACTCGCTAAAGTCTATAAACTTCAAAGGCTTACCCTAAGTCACCGGACCCAAAGCCCAACCCCGGGCTGCCGCCAGGGCTTTTGGAACGCCCGGCCTGCGGCGGCACGTCTCCTCCGGCTTGACGTGCCCCGCGCTTTCCCGAGCGTCAGCAAATTAAAACGGCGACTCCTGCGAGCCGCCGTTTCTCAGAGTGAAAGTCGCGCGCTTACGGGAACGCGATCGTATCGGTGAGAGCCTTGTACAGGTTGATCATCTCCTCATCCTGAATCCCAAACTGACCGGCCATGTTGGGATCCGAACCCAGTTGACCGAATTTCACCTTGTGCTGCACTTCGTTCGGCTTGTGTCGTAAGAATGCGCCGACCGTCAGATACTCCTCGACTTCGATAAACTGGCCGGTCGAGCCGTGACATACGGCGCAGTGAGCCGCGAAGTACGATGCCCCGGACGTCGCGTTTCCATTCCGGCCAATGTTGGAATACGTGGCCGAGCCCGTCGGGTAGGCACCCGTGTAAGTCGCATCGTAAAGCTGGCTGACGTCAATCGCCTCTTCTTTCAAGTACTTGACCAAATTCCAGATTTCGCCGTCGGTCAGGATCTCGGCAAGATTCGGCATTTGATCGCCGACCGTGGGATTGGTCGCGGGATCATACGTGGACAAGTCCGCGCTCACCGGGCGGCGCGTCGCACCGGTGCCGGTCTTCAAAGCGTCAAACAGCTCTTGACTGGTTTTGGCGGCTGCGATCGTGCGCAAGTTCACAGCGGATACATTCGGCCGAGTCGTGCGCGGCCCGCGTCCGATGTAAGAACCGCTCTGCCCCAGAAGATCCCACCCGTGACATTGCTTGCAACGGAAGAAATCCGAATACGTATTGAACGTCGCGAGGTGAGTATCGGTGGTGTCGTGGCCCGATTCCCTGCTCCAGAACTTGTCGTACGACACTCCGCCCGTTCCGCCGTTGGCCAGGTCATACGGGCTGGAACTCGTATCTTCCGAGTCCTCGGCACACCCGATCAGCAACACAGACGAGAGGGCAATCAGTGACACAACCCGAGATAAAAACCGCATCTTCCCGTTCTCCTTTTTGATGAACTGCTCTCCGGCCGGTTCCAAACTCGATTCAGAGCAACCGTGCACAGAGTCGCGGTATCCGTGACATTGACTGTTTACACGGTGAATATACAAGAATAAGGCAGATTGTCAAACAAAACCTTTATATTATCAAATAAGTCCTATTACTTAATATGCGCAACTATTCACAATCTGCCTGAAAGCGCGGTTCCACTCCCGTCCCCTGCCTCTTCGGTTCGTCTCTGCCC encodes the following:
- the hrcA gene encoding heat-inducible transcription repressor HrcA, which produces MNLISLTEREREILRAVVQHFVLTANPVGSRQLSRHHGLDLSPATIRNVMADLEEMGLLAHPHTSAGRVPSDLGYRLYVNDLMGAQELSSQEKEAIEAEYDGVSQEIDEIMAVTARVLSSASRLLSIVAIPSLEEAVLQRIDIVRIAEHKCLVVISLESGPVRTIMVELEHALPTDQLQQITQALNSRLAGLPLSQIRAGIGERIGTMQLPLPGLVRFFVDSAERLFSFTDHEDLKIGGRAAMLSQPEYSDARSMRGIIELIEDKDIIIHLLQSQSDERREVSITIGSENPDARAKDLSVLLSGYRTATVTGKLGVIGPTRMDYSKLKSLVEFTAHTINRHLRGGSAVK
- a CDS encoding c-type cytochrome yields the protein MRFLSRVVSLIALSSVLLIGCAEDSEDTSSSPYDLANGGTGGVSYDKFWSRESGHDTTDTHLATFNTYSDFFRCKQCHGWDLLGQSGSYIGRGPRTTRPNVSAVNLRTIAAAKTSQELFDALKTGTGATRRPVSADLSTYDPATNPTVGDQMPNLAEILTDGEIWNLVKYLKEEAIDVSQLYDATYTGAYPTGSATYSNIGRNGNATSGASYFAAHCAVCHGSTGQFIEVEEYLTVGAFLRHKPNEVQHKVKFGQLGSDPNMAGQFGIQDEEMINLYKALTDTIAFP